Proteins encoded in a region of the Euzebya tangerina genome:
- a CDS encoding response regulator yields the protein MTHAAQPNVLLVEDNPGDVLVVTSALKSASVASRLHVASDGREALDFVHQRGEYADAPRPRLIFLDINLPRVDGHAVLQELKNDPDLRRIPVVMLTSSDADDDVVAAYSNHANAYLLKGFDFTRLEELLQESVVYWLTRVVSADT from the coding sequence GTGACCCACGCCGCGCAGCCGAACGTGCTTCTGGTCGAGGACAACCCGGGCGACGTCCTCGTCGTCACCAGCGCACTCAAGTCGGCGTCGGTGGCCAGTCGACTGCACGTCGCCAGCGATGGCCGGGAAGCGCTCGACTTCGTCCACCAACGTGGCGAGTACGCCGACGCGCCGCGGCCGCGGCTGATCTTCCTGGATATCAATCTGCCCCGGGTGGACGGGCACGCGGTGCTCCAAGAGCTCAAGAACGACCCGGACCTGCGGCGGATCCCCGTGGTCATGTTGACCTCGTCGGATGCCGACGACGATGTGGTCGCGGCCTACTCCAACCACGCCAATGCCTACTTGCTCAAGGGCTTCGACTTCACTCGTCTGGAGGAGTTGTTGCAGGAGTCCGTGGTCTACTGGTTGACCCGCGTTGTCTCTGCTGACACCTGA
- the rpoZ gene encoding DNA-directed RNA polymerase subunit omega, with the protein MATIDDLLDRVDSKYTLVHFAAMRAREINNYYHSLGDGMGQYVRPLVEQVDSNKPLSIAMEEIAQDKIVVQRGEEIRAQLEAEAAEAEVAELPQGEDAILEDGEPTEL; encoded by the coding sequence ATGGCCACGATTGACGATCTTCTTGACCGCGTCGACTCCAAGTACACGCTGGTGCACTTCGCCGCGATGCGTGCACGGGAGATCAACAACTACTACCACTCCCTGGGCGACGGGATGGGACAGTACGTGCGGCCCCTGGTCGAGCAGGTCGACTCCAACAAGCCGCTGTCGATCGCCATGGAAGAGATCGCGCAGGACAAGATCGTGGTCCAGCGTGGCGAGGAGATCCGCGCCCAGTTGGAGGCTGAGGCCGCCGAGGCCGAGGTCGCCGAGCTGCCCCAGGGCGAGGACGCCATCCTCGAGGACGGCGAGCCAACCGAGCTCTGA
- the metK gene encoding methionine adenosyltransferase: MTRHWQFTSESVTEGHPDKVADQISDAVLDAVLDADPDPWHARVACETLVNTGLVVVAGEIRTGAFVNIDTIVRETVSKIGYDSAEAGFDGRTCGVVVAIDEQSPDIAGGVDQALESRGDGPTDDEMNALGAGDQGMMFGYATVETDSLMPLPIDLAHRMARQLAAVRHSGEVSYLRPDGKTQVTVSYEDNRPVSIDRVLISTQHDPGVDLATEMVPELLEKVILPVMPADLAFDSENILINPSGKFELGGPQADAGLTGRKIIVDTYGGMARHGGGAFSGKDSTKVDRSAAYATRWVAKNIVAAGLAERAELQVAYAIGVAHPVSLMLETFGTEQQDPEKILTGVREVFDLRPAAIIRDLGLRQPIFAPTAAYGHFGREEFPWESTDRADALAAASGT; encoded by the coding sequence ATGACACGACACTGGCAATTCACGTCCGAGTCGGTGACCGAAGGGCACCCCGACAAGGTCGCTGATCAGATCTCCGACGCCGTCCTCGACGCTGTCCTCGACGCCGACCCGGATCCCTGGCACGCGCGCGTCGCCTGTGAGACCCTCGTGAACACCGGCCTGGTCGTGGTGGCCGGCGAGATCCGGACCGGCGCCTTCGTCAACATCGACACGATCGTCCGGGAGACCGTCTCGAAGATCGGCTACGACTCCGCCGAGGCGGGCTTCGACGGTCGCACCTGCGGGGTGGTCGTCGCCATCGACGAGCAGTCCCCCGACATCGCCGGCGGCGTCGATCAGGCGCTCGAGAGCCGTGGTGATGGCCCCACCGACGACGAGATGAACGCCCTCGGTGCCGGTGACCAGGGGATGATGTTCGGCTACGCCACGGTCGAGACCGACTCGTTGATGCCGCTGCCGATCGATCTGGCGCACCGCATGGCCCGTCAGTTGGCGGCCGTCCGCCACAGCGGCGAGGTCAGCTATCTGCGCCCCGATGGCAAGACGCAGGTGACGGTGTCCTACGAGGACAACCGGCCGGTGTCGATCGACCGGGTGCTCATCTCGACGCAGCACGACCCGGGAGTCGACCTGGCCACGGAGATGGTGCCGGAACTGCTGGAGAAGGTGATCCTGCCGGTCATGCCGGCCGACCTTGCGTTCGACAGCGAGAACATCCTGATCAACCCGTCAGGCAAATTCGAGCTCGGCGGCCCCCAGGCCGATGCGGGGCTGACCGGCCGAAAGATCATCGTGGACACCTACGGCGGCATGGCCCGACACGGTGGCGGCGCGTTCAGCGGCAAGGACTCGACGAAGGTCGATCGGTCTGCCGCGTACGCGACGCGCTGGGTCGCGAAGAACATCGTGGCGGCGGGCCTGGCCGAGCGGGCGGAGTTGCAGGTGGCCTACGCGATCGGCGTGGCCCACCCCGTGTCGCTCATGCTCGAGACGTTCGGAACGGAGCAGCAGGACCCCGAGAAGATCCTGACCGGTGTCCGTGAGGTCTTCGACCTGCGCCCGGCGGCGATCATCCGCGATCTGGGTCTGCGCCAGCCGATATTCGCCCCCACGGCCGCCTACGGTCACTTCGGTCGCGAGGAGTTCCCCTGGGAGTCCACCGACCGCGCGGACGCGCTGGCCGCTGCCTCAGGGACCTAG
- the gmk gene encoding guanylate kinase has product MTASPAPGRVLVVSGPGGVGKGTVVAELRRRRPDVRVSVSATTRPPRPGEQDGVHYHFVSPEAFQQMIDQDQFVEWADFNGNRYGTPWTSVSGPVDEGATVVLEIDVQGAEQIKQRETAVGDLGATLVFLAPPSWEVLEQRLVGRGSEDDASVAARLSIGRQEMAAATWFDHVVTNDRLDEAVSELARILDGYGHD; this is encoded by the coding sequence GTGACGGCCTCCCCGGCACCGGGTCGGGTTCTGGTCGTCAGCGGTCCCGGCGGGGTCGGCAAAGGGACGGTGGTCGCCGAGCTGCGACGCCGGCGACCCGACGTTCGGGTCAGCGTGTCCGCCACGACCAGGCCCCCACGACCGGGCGAGCAGGACGGAGTCCACTACCACTTCGTCTCTCCCGAAGCGTTCCAGCAGATGATCGATCAGGACCAGTTCGTCGAGTGGGCTGACTTCAACGGCAACCGCTACGGCACCCCCTGGACCTCGGTCTCCGGACCCGTGGATGAGGGCGCAACCGTCGTGCTCGAGATCGACGTCCAAGGAGCCGAGCAGATCAAGCAGCGGGAGACCGCTGTCGGGGATCTCGGCGCGACGCTGGTGTTCCTGGCACCACCCTCGTGGGAGGTGCTCGAACAGCGACTGGTCGGCCGCGGTTCGGAGGACGACGCGAGCGTTGCCGCCCGACTGTCCATCGGTCGACAGGAGATGGCCGCCGCCACGTGGTTCGATCACGTGGTGACCAACGACCGGCTGGACGAAGCAGTCTCGGAACTGGCTCGTATACTCGACGGCTATGGCCACGATTGA
- the coaBC gene encoding bifunctional phosphopantothenoylcysteine decarboxylase/phosphopantothenate--cysteine ligase CoaBC gives MTLAGVRVLLGVSGGVACYKAVALARGLLKAGAEVQVVMTAGATRFVQPDQFAAITGRPVYADTFTDVHRIVHVEVARQADVAIIAPATTNVIAKFAAGIADDLVSSTFTCLTVPTIVAPAMHTEMWLHPATQAAVDVLRGRGTIITGPGVGALAGGDEGPGRLEDEDVLLDAVHRAVGRPTIAEPHPLSGRRVLVTAGGTRERLDPVRYLSNRSTGKMGYAVAAVAAELGAEVELVSAPTALDAPAGVTLTPVESALDMHAAVTSAAPDADVIVKAAAVSDFRPAQVADQKLKKGTFGAGEGGTVVRLVANPDILAELGTRDDLDAVLVGFAAETEDVEAHGRDKLARKNLDLIAINDVSATDAGFGTDTNRVVILGREGFRHEVALTGKREVARVLLDLAAARLRS, from the coding sequence ATGACCCTGGCCGGTGTCCGCGTCCTGCTCGGGGTCTCCGGGGGTGTGGCCTGCTACAAGGCCGTCGCGTTGGCCCGCGGGCTGCTCAAGGCGGGCGCCGAGGTCCAGGTCGTCATGACCGCCGGCGCGACCAGGTTCGTCCAGCCTGACCAGTTCGCGGCCATCACCGGCCGGCCGGTCTACGCCGACACCTTCACCGACGTCCACCGGATCGTCCACGTCGAGGTTGCGCGCCAGGCCGATGTCGCCATCATCGCGCCGGCCACCACCAACGTGATCGCCAAGTTCGCGGCGGGCATCGCCGACGACCTGGTCAGCTCGACCTTCACCTGCCTGACCGTCCCCACGATCGTCGCGCCGGCCATGCACACCGAGATGTGGCTTCACCCGGCGACCCAAGCCGCGGTGGACGTCCTTCGAGGCCGGGGGACCATCATCACCGGGCCTGGGGTCGGCGCCCTTGCCGGCGGTGACGAGGGCCCGGGACGTCTGGAGGACGAGGACGTCCTCCTCGACGCCGTCCACCGGGCCGTGGGACGTCCCACGATCGCCGAGCCACACCCGCTGAGCGGTCGCCGGGTCCTGGTGACCGCCGGGGGCACCCGCGAGCGCCTGGACCCGGTCCGATACCTGTCCAATCGCTCAACCGGCAAGATGGGATACGCGGTCGCCGCGGTCGCCGCCGAGTTGGGCGCGGAGGTGGAGCTGGTCAGTGCGCCGACCGCACTCGACGCCCCCGCCGGCGTGACGCTGACACCGGTCGAGTCGGCCCTCGACATGCACGCCGCCGTCACCTCCGCGGCGCCGGATGCCGACGTGATCGTCAAGGCGGCCGCGGTGTCGGACTTCAGACCGGCCCAGGTGGCCGACCAGAAGTTGAAAAAGGGCACGTTCGGTGCTGGCGAGGGCGGGACCGTGGTCCGGTTGGTCGCCAACCCCGACATCCTGGCCGAGTTGGGTACCCGGGACGACCTCGACGCCGTCCTGGTCGGGTTCGCGGCGGAGACCGAGGACGTCGAAGCCCACGGTCGCGACAAGCTAGCCCGCAAGAACCTCGACCTGATCGCGATCAACGATGTGAGCGCCACCGACGCCGGCTTCGGCACCGATACGAACCGCGTCGTGATCCTGGGTCGGGAGGGCTTTCGCCACGAGGTTGCCCTGACGGGCAAGCGGGAGGTGGCCAGAGTCCTGTTGGACCTGGCGGCCGCGCGGCTACGCTCGTGA
- the mihF gene encoding integration host factor, actinobacterial type, with product MSVPELSDDARRAALKKAAEARKVRAAVKQQLRDGELTLAQVIKKADEDEIIGKTRVSAVLESMPRIGKKTARRTMERLDISESRRLRGLGDRQRARLLEAFDPRNLQG from the coding sequence ATGTCAGTACCCGAGTTGAGCGACGACGCCCGTCGGGCGGCACTGAAGAAGGCCGCCGAGGCACGCAAGGTCCGGGCGGCGGTGAAGCAGCAACTTCGGGATGGCGAACTCACGCTGGCGCAGGTCATCAAGAAGGCCGACGAGGACGAGATCATCGGCAAGACCCGGGTGTCCGCGGTCCTCGAGTCGATGCCTCGAATCGGGAAGAAGACCGCACGTCGGACGATGGAGCGCCTCGACATCTCCGAGTCGCGTCGGCTGCGGGGCCTGGGAGACCGTCAGCGCGCCCGATTGCTGGAGGCCTTCGACCCCCGCAATCTGCAGGGGTGA
- the pyrF gene encoding orotidine-5'-phosphate decarboxylase: MTNPLIPALDSDDREEVLRWAEALASEAGLLKVGLQAFVAHGPSLITEVAKLAPVFADLKLHDIPNTVAGAARVAAGLGASMVTVHASGGAAMVRAAAQSAPDVDVLAVTVLTSLAADDIQAVGQQPAERQVPQLAALAVEAGAAGIVCSAGEIEAVRAAVGPEPLIVVPGIRPAGAAADDQARTATPAAAMARGASHIVVGRPITQAADPVAAARSITASLRR, encoded by the coding sequence GTGACCAACCCACTCATCCCGGCACTGGACAGCGACGACCGGGAGGAGGTGCTCCGATGGGCCGAGGCGCTCGCCTCCGAAGCCGGACTGCTCAAGGTCGGATTGCAGGCCTTCGTCGCACACGGCCCCTCACTGATCACCGAGGTCGCCAAGCTCGCCCCCGTGTTCGCCGACCTCAAGCTGCACGACATCCCGAACACGGTTGCCGGCGCGGCCCGTGTCGCAGCCGGTCTCGGGGCATCCATGGTGACGGTTCACGCCAGCGGTGGTGCCGCAATGGTCCGGGCGGCCGCCCAGTCAGCGCCCGACGTCGACGTCCTGGCCGTCACCGTCCTGACCAGCCTGGCCGCCGACGACATCCAGGCGGTGGGACAGCAGCCGGCTGAGCGTCAGGTCCCGCAGCTCGCGGCGCTCGCGGTCGAGGCCGGGGCCGCAGGCATCGTCTGCTCCGCTGGCGAGATCGAAGCCGTTCGCGCTGCCGTGGGCCCCGAGCCGCTGATCGTGGTCCCGGGCATCCGACCGGCTGGCGCCGCTGCGGACGACCAGGCCCGCACCGCCACCCCGGCTGCCGCCATGGCACGCGGGGCATCGCACATCGTCGTGGGACGGCCGATCACGCAGGCGGCCGATCCCGTGGCAGCCGCCCGCTCGATCACCGCGTCGCTGCGCCGCTGA
- a CDS encoding CHASE domain-containing protein codes for MSLLTPDGAARSTDQSPVRWARSELITVVLGLVLTAALASVLLQAARTAVQDEFTLSAEVAVDQLIDEVQRGVAVAEAVRGLVLASEEVSAAEFSTFVAQLRVGERFPAAGGVSVVSVVEPSGVEAFEAATRTLGQDNFAVRPEEPIGDTRWVIRYIEPRETNAEAIGFDIRANPDALEAADRAVRTGEPSMTEPITLVQESADQAGLVVYAPVWRDEQAGLPDAFTSIIFRGTDLLVGTFENEQDLAVTVTDTAGGGPAGGGLVGTTLADDRTPDHTTTLVREVFGREWAIRVDAVQGFDTPIALAVGSVIAGVLLTAALALLLHSLRRREQLATAMAEEATAGLRASEAELADANTRLERSNANLTQSNADLTRFAHVASHDLKEPLRMIGGFLGILETSLRDRLGPTELSETEETSLVHIKRGVSRMQELITDLLELAAVRHVKREEVVDVAGEVERVLEVLQTELDEIDGRVEVGEVAGVVADPRQIRPLVQNLISNAVKFRRPDRPLLVRVSATHDDRSWRLAVADNGIGIEPEHRAEVFEAFTRLHSRDAYDGTGVGLAICQAVVHSYGGSLRIDDGIDGGAMISATIPQDGEPTGGETSGGETSGGGASGGGAE; via the coding sequence TTGTCTCTGCTGACACCTGACGGGGCCGCCCGTTCGACCGACCAGTCCCCGGTCAGGTGGGCCAGGTCGGAGCTGATCACCGTCGTGCTCGGGTTGGTCCTCACGGCGGCCCTGGCCTCTGTGCTGCTGCAGGCGGCACGGACGGCGGTACAGGACGAGTTCACCCTGAGCGCCGAGGTGGCCGTCGATCAGCTGATCGATGAGGTCCAACGGGGCGTTGCCGTGGCCGAGGCTGTGCGCGGGCTCGTTCTGGCGTCCGAGGAGGTGTCCGCCGCCGAGTTCTCCACCTTCGTGGCGCAGTTGCGCGTCGGTGAGCGATTCCCGGCCGCCGGCGGCGTCTCGGTGGTCAGCGTCGTGGAGCCGTCCGGGGTCGAGGCCTTCGAAGCCGCAACCCGGACGCTGGGTCAGGACAACTTCGCCGTCCGGCCCGAGGAGCCGATCGGGGACACCCGCTGGGTGATCCGCTACATCGAGCCGCGGGAGACCAACGCCGAGGCCATCGGGTTCGACATCCGGGCCAACCCGGACGCGCTGGAGGCAGCCGACCGGGCTGTCCGGACGGGCGAGCCGAGCATGACCGAGCCCATCACCCTGGTCCAGGAGAGCGCTGACCAGGCAGGCCTCGTCGTCTACGCGCCGGTCTGGCGGGATGAGCAAGCGGGCCTCCCGGACGCGTTCACCTCCATCATCTTCCGCGGCACGGATCTGCTGGTCGGGACCTTCGAGAACGAGCAGGACCTGGCAGTCACCGTCACCGACACCGCTGGTGGCGGCCCGGCCGGTGGCGGCCTGGTCGGGACCACCCTGGCCGACGACCGCACCCCGGACCACACGACCACGCTGGTTCGGGAGGTGTTCGGCCGTGAGTGGGCCATCCGCGTTGATGCCGTCCAGGGCTTCGACACCCCGATCGCGCTGGCCGTCGGTTCAGTGATCGCCGGCGTCCTGCTCACTGCCGCCCTGGCGCTGCTGTTGCACAGCCTCCGCCGTCGTGAGCAGCTGGCGACCGCGATGGCTGAGGAGGCCACCGCAGGGCTTCGCGCATCGGAGGCCGAGCTGGCTGACGCCAACACCAGGCTCGAGCGGAGCAACGCCAACCTCACGCAGTCCAACGCCGACCTGACCCGGTTCGCCCACGTCGCCTCCCACGATCTTAAGGAGCCACTGCGCATGATCGGCGGGTTCCTCGGCATCCTGGAGACCAGCCTGCGGGACCGCCTGGGCCCGACCGAGCTCTCCGAGACGGAGGAGACCTCGCTGGTCCACATCAAGCGCGGCGTCTCGCGGATGCAGGAGCTGATCACCGACCTGCTGGAGCTCGCAGCCGTCAGGCACGTGAAGCGGGAGGAAGTCGTCGACGTCGCCGGTGAGGTCGAGCGGGTGCTCGAGGTGCTGCAGACCGAGCTCGACGAGATCGACGGCCGCGTCGAGGTCGGCGAGGTGGCTGGTGTTGTCGCCGACCCCCGTCAGATCCGGCCGCTCGTGCAGAACCTGATCAGCAATGCCGTCAAGTTCCGCCGACCGGATCGCCCACTGCTCGTCAGGGTGTCAGCTACACACGACGACAGGTCCTGGCGACTGGCGGTGGCCGACAACGGGATCGGGATCGAGCCGGAGCACCGCGCCGAGGTGTTCGAGGCGTTCACCCGCCTGCACTCACGCGACGCCTACGACGGGACTGGAGTCGGGCTCGCGATCTGCCAGGCCGTGGTCCACTCCTACGGCGGATCCCTGCGGATCGATGACGGGATCGACGGCGGGGCGATGATCAGCGCCACGATCCCCCAGGACGGCGAGCCCACCGGTGGCGAGACCTCAGGTGGCGAGACCTCAGGTGGCGGGGCCTCAGGTGGCGGGGCCGAGTAG